A region from the Bactrocera dorsalis isolate Fly_Bdor chromosome 1, ASM2337382v1, whole genome shotgun sequence genome encodes:
- the LOC105226109 gene encoding protein toll-like produces the protein MHSLERNIFAALTELNYLNLSRNNIYELPKYLFKKQRQLLILDLSHNSLIYLSPQLFDQTPLLWQLKLGGNRLYSTTNLMETLKPLHYLHKLDLSQNKLQTVWSTETSVNTTPSLLKIFRYRNMGINVALADGLNYIIKLKPENYEGDKLNSIEINLSGNRLREFSLDWLIAEEITCPFEINLENNLIKNMFALQKLFSTTDDCVREIKMTGNPVECDCKFAGIYSENYRSLFNGLQCVQRSTKIITDLTQLELNDLCAWKPVMCPSKCNCYTQSEFLQISCKCSQHIEQLPRPEQVGLKSSVLDISDNNIVVLPLNTTFGYSNVSQLNASYNKITDINITQLPPNLTVLDLRNNRLKSLNDEFLRTYLNDSTTLQFLYLSENPWYCDCSAQQLLYTIRTNRTRIPDIDQLLCENLQNVTLLTANLTELCLTPINVEYYQRLIATMISVSLTIIILLCIIILFYKYKLEVKVWLYGHNILRSCIHECELDDHKTFDAFISYAHQDADFVNHTLLPQLEQCEPPFRVCTHERNWLAGAYIPEQIIESVEQSRRTIIVLSQHFIESDWARMEFRTAHQCSLNEGRARIIMIKYGEISNSELLDRELKAYLDMNTYLDWQDVRFWDKLRYAMPHKVGRESISNMLAVNRRIYVMGQFEMNRLRVERA, from the coding sequence ATGCACTCTTTGGAGCGAAATATCTTCGCAGCGCTAACGGAATTGAATTATTTGAATTTGAGCCGTAACAACATTTACGAATTGCCCAAATATCTATTTAAAAAGCAGCGTCAACTTTTAATACTGGATCTAAGTCACAATTCATTGATATATCTATCGCCACAACTTTTCGATCAAACTCCTTTACTATGGCAGTTGAAACTTGGTGGTAATCGATTATACAGCACCACAAATCTTATGGAAACTCTGAAACCGCTACATTATCTACATAAGCTAGACTTAAGTCAGAACAAATTGCAAACTGTTTGGAGCACCGAGACTTCCGTCAATACAACGCCAAgtttactgaaaatatttcgATACAGGAATATGGGCATAAATGTGGCTTTAGCCGACGGTCTGAATTATATCATAAAATTGAAACCAGAAAATTACGAAGGTGACAAGCTTAACTCAATAGAAATCAATTTAAGTGGCAATCGTTTGCGTGAATTCTCTTTAGATTGGCTTATAGCAGAGGAAATTACATGCCCTTTTGAAATAAACCTAGAGAAcaatttgattaaaaacatgTTTGCTTTACAAAAGCTGTTCAGTACGACTGACGATTGTGTGCGCGAAATCAAAATGACTGGTAATCCGGTCGAGTGTGATTGTAAGTTTGCTGGGATTTACAGTGAAAACTATCGTTCGCTGTTCAATGGTTTACAGTGCGTTCAGAGGtcaaccaaaataataacagatCTTACGCAGCTGGAACTCAATGATCTGTGCGCTTGGAAACCGGTAATGTGTCCCAGCAAATGCAATTGTTACACACAATCGGAATTCCTGCAAATCAGTTGCAAATGTTCGCAACATATCGAACAGCTCCCGCGTCCCGAGCAAGTTGGGCTCAAGAGTTCGGTACTAGATATTAGCGATAATAATATCGTTGTATTGCCGCTAAACACCACCTTCGGCTATAGTAACGTTTCCCAACTCAACGCGTCGTACAATAAAATCACGGACATAAATATCACTCAACTTCCGCCCAATTTGACGGTTTTGGATCTGCGAAATAATCgtttaaaatctttaaatgaTGAATTTTTGCGTACATATCTCAATGACAGTACAACACTGCAATTTCTCTATCTCAGTGAAAATCCTTGGTATTGCGACTGTAGCGCGCAGCAATTGCTGTACACCATACGTACAAATCGGACACGCATACCCGATATTGACCAGTTACTCTGTGAAAATCTACAAAACGTTACACTCCTAACAGCAAATCTGACAGAATTGTGTTTAACTCCTATTAATGTTGAATATTATCAGCGCTTGATTGCAACTATGATTTCTGTGTCGTTAaccattattattttactttgcatTATCATACtattctataaatataaattggaaGTGAAAGTCTGGCTTTATGGCCACAACATATTGAGATCTTGCATTCACGAATGTGAACTGGATGATCATAAAACATTCGATGCTTTTATCTCATATGCACACCAGGATGCAGACTTCGTCAACCATACATTACTGCCGCAACTCGAACAGTGCGAACCACCATTTCGTGTATGCACACACGAACGCAATTGGCTGGCTGGCGCTTATATACCTGAACAAATAATCGAATCAGTGGAACAGTCACGTCGGACGATCATTGTGCTCTCGCAGCACTTCATCGAGTCGGATTGGGCGCGTATGGAGTTTCGCACAGCGCATCAGTGCTCGTTGAACGAGGGTCGTGCGCGCATTATAATGATCAAATATGGGGAAATATCGAACAGTGAGTTATTGGATAGAGAACTTAAGGCATATTTGGATATGAATACATATCTCGATTGGCAAGATGTCAGATTTTGGGACAAATTACGCTATGCCATGCCACATAAAGTTGGTAGAGAGAGTATTTCCAATATGCTTGCAGTTAATCGTAGAATTTATGTTATGGGACAGTTTGAGATGAATCGTTTGCGTGTCGAGAGAGCATAA